A window of Dermacentor andersoni chromosome 4, qqDerAnde1_hic_scaffold, whole genome shotgun sequence genomic DNA:
tcttcaattttttgagGTTGGCTCGTGATCTCGTTCTCGTATTGAATCATCCTGATTTCATTTCGCCTCGCGTATGCCTTTTCGTCAGATAAGGCTCGTTTGGTCGGTGTCTCACCTAGCCAAACCCTTTCAGCTCGTGCCCTTATAACCGCTCCTTTGAACTTCCCTTCTTCGATAAGCTCGAGCTGGCTTTtcagttcttttatttcttttgttcggctaCCAGGTCTCTCGCTTTCCACGGTGTACAAAAAATCAAGCTCACGTtgcatttcagtttcttttttccttttattaaatTTCTCTTTAGTGGCTTCTTCTATAGCACTGATCTTGACTCCTTGTTTAAAGTTCTCCCATAATTCTAGCACGTTGCCATCTTCGGCCTCGATCAAATTATCTAACTTTTCTTTCACGCTTTCACAAAAGTATTCGTTCATTAACAGCCCATCGTTAAACTTCCACAACTTCCAGTTAAATTtcgattttctttctttggtaCCTACACTAAAGGTTACAAGGCTGTGATCGCTGAACGAGACGTGTTTCACACTATAGCTGCCGCACATCGGAACAAGCTCCAGTGCGACATACCCTCTATCTAGCCTTGCGTGACTTTGCCCTTGAAAATGCGTGAATGCAGGCGTGCCGGTAGTACACAGGAAATGGCCGACGTCGTCCAGATTAGATTCTTGTACTAGTGTGTTTAAAAGTAAAGCACTTTTGTCACGCACTGGAAGGTTTTTCACTCGGTCGGCCGCGaaacatacacaattaaaatctccTAGCAATACGACTTTCCTGTCACACTGTAAATGCTGATTTACTCTCTCAAAGAAAGGCACTACCGTGACGCCGTTGATTACTGGAATGCCGAAACTGAAAGAGTTCGTGAATGTACACTTAAATGGGGAGGCCGCAATTTCTCCATGTTTGCGCGTGCGACAGTGTGCAACCTGTTTGCCGTTGCCAAAATTTTTTACGTGCTCCAAGCGTTGTGCATGTCAAGGGCTAACATACAACGTTTACACAGAGTACTCGCGGTGTTTGTATGGGGTTCAAGCTGGGAGTGCACCAGTCGCACTAATCTCTTTCGTTCGGTTAAAAATGGAGGATTAGGTCTGGCACATTTGTTCATTAGGCAGATTGTGTCGAGGTTTGTTTCCTTACGGGACCAAAATGACCCATTTTTATTAACTATGTTTCAAACAAGGCTGAGCGAAGCTATACCTGAGTTTATTGTATCGTCACATCGGTGCAGTCAAGGCAGATCGCGTGGTTTCTTAAAAGAGGTAGTCTTGGCTTTTCAGCTCTTAAAGGTTCGGTTTTCCATGGAATACTTAAGTAGGGTACCACGAAAGCGCTTATATAAGGACCTGGTAGACACAATGTTACCGGTGCCATTGTATCGCTCGATGTTCTGCATTGGACCTGAAAAGGACGTACTAAAAAGAGTAAAACGAATGCCAGTACGCCCGTCGGTAAAGTCCTTCTTTTTCCAGCTCCACACCAATACTTTACCTGTGAAACAGTGGCTAGATGAAAAAGGACTTTCCGTGCCTTGAAGCGTCAACTGTTTACTATGCCGGAAACCCGAAACAgtagaacacatttttcttgactgcTGGGATGCTGTGTTCCAttgggacatcttacagagaacGCTAAAGAAGGACTTGCCGATTACACCATATGGGATTCGTTTCCTGCCTACTCTAAATGAAGACAACgtaccctatgacatgttcatgctggTGTCCTTGCATAGTTTATGGAAAACTAGAATGGCCGTGAGACATGCCGAAATAAACGCCCGGCCTGTTAgagaatacttcattgaaagcatTTGTCATATTAAGGAATTGTAcaattttcaaaaagaaaaaccaacatgGCTCAGTGTGATGACTGAGCTAGCGAACTTCAAGCGTTTTTAGTCCTGTGACCGCCAACCAACGGCAGAGATTTTGTCGTGACTGTTGTGTACTGTTAAAATGTCTTGTTTTGTATGTTGCCATGTcggtaataaagaagaaaaaaagcgtcggtggttcagtggtagaatactcgcctgccacgcgggtggcccgggttcgattacCCGGCCAACACAGCTTCCTTTttttgaaaagagctgtgagatAAAACAGAATGATCCAAACACTGTACAGAAACCTGCCACagggcgtcggtggttcagtggtagaatactcgcctgccacgcgggtggcccgggttcgattcccggccaacGCAGCTTCCCTTTTCGAAAAGAGCTGTGAGCTAAAACAGAATGATCCAAACACTGTACAGAAACCTGCCACagggcgtcggtggttcagtgctagaatactcgcctgccacgcgggtggcccgggttcgattcccggccgacgcagctTCCCTttttgaaaagagctgtgagatAAAACAGAATGATCCAAACACTGTACAGAAACCTGCCACAGGGCGTCGGTGGTTCACTGGGATTCGGCTTTCTGCCGCGCTAGCGAGCGGACGTGCCGTTCATGAGCTCCgtaggagcggcttcagcggcccgGCAGGGCCGCGGTACAAGGAGTTTTGCCTCAGAAGACCCGGAATACCAAGTTTTGCTGCCTCAATTGCCGACAGGTCGGATAGTTTTAAACACTGTTCTTCTGCATGCGGATGTGCGTGCCAGGCCGTATCGTGTGGAACATTTCCGAGATGCGTTGGCTAGCTTAGGCCTACTTCCTGATGTCatcgccctgggggcgtatcAGATGAGCCACGTTTGGGCGGTGACTTTCAAGAGCGACGAAGGCGTGAAGAGGCATTCAAGCGCCAAGAACCTCAAGGTGAATGAACATCGGTGCATTGTCGTTGACCCAGCCAATCAGGCCGTGCGGCTGAAGCTGCATTGGATGCTTCATAACGTGTCGGACGAGGATATACGGACAGCCCTGTTACCGTTCGGAAAGGTCACGGACGTTTTCCATGAAAAGTGGCGGGTTCAAGGAGTTCAAGATAAAGCATCGTCGACACGGGCGGTGTTCCTGGTTCTGAAGACGGGTATGACCGTAGAAGACCTGTCCCATCAACTTCGTGtagctggtgagcagaccctagTTGTGGTACCGGGCAGAGCACCCCTTTGCCTGAAGTGCCGAAACACCGGACATGTCCGACGTGACTGCCGCGTCCTGAGATTTGCAGTATGCCGTCGCTACGGTCACCAGGATACGGAATGTGTTAagacttacgcatccgtcgcagGACCTGCGCTTCGAGAGGACGTGGCTGACCTGTTAATGGACGAGGCTGACGTTGATGAGGCTTCCCGCGTGCTAGTATCACCGGCGGACACAGTTGCAACACCTTCAGTGCCGGCTGCTAAATCCACGAAAGTGGCAAATGTGCTGCCTACGGACCCGAAAGATGCAGTGCAAAGGGCATGCTACGAAGGAATCAAAGAAGAAACGGCCGCGAAATCCGCCACTGCCGAGGAGACCGCCACGGAGCACGGACCGGCAACTCCCTTGATGGACGTCGAAGAATCGAGTGCAAGCAATGCGGCTATGAAACGAGCGAGGGACTCGACCGGCAACCTGGACGGCAACCTTGACAACGGGGCCAAAGACGAGCCGCCGCCAAAAGCGCAGGCGGGTCGTCGTGTTCCCGTGCGCCTGAAAccaaacatcccaccggactgaCGGCCGGCGGCAAAACTGCCTAAGTAGGACCCGGCGCCTACTGGGGCGCCCGGACTAACGTCGTGAAGATATGGCGTCCTTTTTGGAATCGGGCTTCGCGTACGCTCTAAAGGTACGCGTGTGGATCGAGCGGTTTTCAGTGGAAAAGTTATGCATGCAATATTTTCTGCAGTCTGTCCGGATCGCTTGTTCTTCCGCGGCACCGTGCGATCTGCGTGCTTTTGCAGATAAATGGCGGTAAAACTAGAGAGAGCATTGAGAGTTGCCACGCTAAATGTTCGGGGCCTTGGAGCGCGAAGGAGGCAATATCAACTTAGCCGCCTGTGTATCGGGAAGGAACTCGATGTAGTTGCCTTACAAGAAACTAAAGTCGAAACCCAAGAGCAGACCGATCGCATGGTGATGcctttcacggcgcattacaatGTGTGCGTGTGCCATGCGAATGGCACATCAGGCGGATGTGCATTGTTAATACGGAAGAGTGCTGGTATTATTGAAGAAAGTGTAACTGTTTGTGAAACTGGTCGCTTGCTTATtgtagatttttctttttctcacgatTTGTGGCGGCTCGTATGCGTTTATGCGCTGAACAATGTGAATGATCGAATTTTGTTTTTTGAATGTATCGAGCAATATCTAAAGTGTGATCGCTTCGTCATatttcttggtgattttaactgtgtgtgTTCTCCGGAAGACCGACTAAAAAGGGAAAGGGTTCGCGATAAAAGTGCTCTCCTTTTGAGCAGATTAATTGAAGACCACAACTTAGAAGATGTGGGCCGAGTCCTCACTGATGGTATGATTCCGCAGTACACGCACATTCAGCGAAATAGCCGAGCAAGGCTGGACAGAGTGTATGCTTCTGACGACTTGATCACCCTTTGTAATAGTTATAACGTAGCACCGCAATCGTTCACGGACCATAGCTTGGTAAGCTTCTCGATTGGGGAAAAAGGTAAAAGAACACGATTCAACTGGAACATGTGGAAATTCAACGAAAAGCTGCTTGATGATGAACCATTTGTGCGCAGAGTTAAGGAAAAGATAAGAGTTGATGACAAATGAGGATGAATATTTTATTGCTACATGGGAGGAATTCAAGATTCAAGTTAAGTTCATTGCAATAGAAAGAGGAAGCAGCCTTCAGCACGATAAATTACAGAAACAAAGAGAGCTGCAAAGACAGCTAGAATATCTGTCAAGCGCACAAAATACGGATCACGATCAATTAGCTGAAAACGTAAAGAAAGTAAGACACGAGCTTGAAGTTATCGACGCCGAGCGATACAAAGCAGCAGTTATACGCGCTAGAAGCGAACGCCTATGGATGGGTGAGATGCCAAACAAACGGGCAATGAGCGATGAAAAGCGTCACGCGTCAAGAAGTGAGATCCAACAGATACGTCTTCAAAGCGAGGTGACGTCAGACGCTTCGTCGATCGAGAAAGCTTTTGTGGAGCACTATCGCGAATTGTTCGGCAATGTGACACGTTCTGGACTGGTCTTCGAGAGTGAATTCATGAGCGAAATGCCATGGTTGGATGACTACGTTAGAGAAAGTCTTGAGAGACCAATAGCTGTGTCCGAGATCGAAAGGGCGATAGAAGAGCTGCCGTCAGGCAAATCGCCAGGGCCGGAAGGCTTAGGCGCCGCTTTTTACAAGGCATTCAATCAGGAGTTTGGGTGTATATTGCACCGACTACTCTCAGAGGCGTATGAATTTAAAAAAGTACCACCCTCATTCCGGACTTCACACATAGTATTAATTCCGAAAACAGATGACCGGGAAAAGCTCCTTTCAGTAGGTTCATACAGACCGATAAGTCTGACCAACACAGATTACAAAATATTTATGAAAGTACTGGCTCGACGGTTTCAAAGCGTGATTCAGCAGCTTGTAGggccacaccagacgtgtggcattaaaggccgcaCCATTTTCACGAACACCCACATTGCAAGGAATGTGCTCGAATGTTGGGATGCCATTGGGGGTCGGGTGGCAATGTTGCAGCTAGACCTTGCGAAGGCGTTCGACCGGGTGTCACATGAAGTGCTTTTCGCTATACTGCAGTACTGTAATGTTGGGAGCATCATTGTAGATGGCGTTAAAATGGATTATGAAGACTGTTACACGCAGCTTATAGTTGATAAGTGCTTAGTTCGCGGgtgccagtccgctcgtctgtaCGGCAAGGCTGTCCCTTGTCTCCTTTGCTTTTTGCCCTGTACCTCGAACCCTTTTGTATGGCAGTCATACG
This region includes:
- the LOC126530089 gene encoding uncharacterized protein, coding for MSSVGAASAARQGRGTRSFASEDPEYQVLLPQLPTGRIVLNTVLLHADVRARPYRVEHFRDALASLGLLPDVIALGAYQMSHVWAVTFKSDEGVKRHSSAKNLKVNEHRCIVVDPANQAVRLKLHWMLHNVSDEDIRTALLPFGKVTDVFHEKWRVQGVQDKASSTRAVFLVLKTGMTVEDLSHQLRVAGEQTLVVVPGRAPLCLKCRNTGHVRRDCRVLRFAVCRRYGHQDTECVKTYASVAGPALREDVADLLMDEADVDEASRVLVSPADTVATPSVPAAKSTKVANVLPTDPKDAVQRACYEGIKEETAAKSATAEETATEHGPATPLMDVEESSASNAAMKRARDSTGNLDGNLDNGAKDEPPPKAQAGRRVPVRLKPNIPPD